A segment of the Pseudoliparis swirei isolate HS2019 ecotype Mariana Trench chromosome 4, NWPU_hadal_v1, whole genome shotgun sequence genome:
tacatttgacatcGTTGTTCGATTTTAAAGCTGTAACTGTGAGAGGGGTGTGCGATGTCTCGCCGATGAAAAGCTAGCAGGGCCAGTGAGATGATGACGGTTATCACTGTGGTTTATGTTACTTAACTATGACTGACTTAGTTCCAGATAATTTACACCGAGCATGGCTCTTATAAGTGAGCTATGTATATCCTCCGAGTGACAGTTGAATCAGCTGAGTAGTAACTGGTTTCGCCACACCAAAATAGCTAGCAGCATACTGAACTCAGCCTCTCCTTATGGTGCAGCGGCCGCAAACACGCTTCCCAGCTCGCGTTTTATCCTTACCCCATGCTTTGCCTGAAGTTCCGCCATTCTTTGCCGCCTAATTGCTTCTAATTCGTCGTCTGCCATGGTTAATAATGGCGATATGGACCTAATAGACAGCAAAGGGACGAGATAGCGTTAGACAATGTAACCTAAACTCCAAGCAGAGGCAAGGCCCTACCTAGTTCAGGGGAATGTAATCAAAGTCGAAAGCACCGAGCGAAAACTCAGGGTAAAGCAATCGAGCGCAAAGTGAGGATCGATCACGTAAGAAAGAGAGGCTGTGAGTACTCCTACTGGACAGATTCATGAATTgttgaaatatatttagtaaACTGTTCTGTTGAAcacttgcttttcttttctaattaaaataaacttgacacttttattgtttaacatatatttgttataAAGTATTGTTATCTGTTTTTTGTTTACCATATGTATCTATTAATACATGTTgcatgtttttagtttttattatattgttatttttattatcttattgttttattctatgtctatgtttattattttgcaCCTTTCACTGAGTACAATTCCTTGTCTGTGCAACGTACTTGACCAATacatgattctgattctgatttaggGTGGGGATGGCCTCAAGATATGGTGGGGAGAACAATATGTAAGACTTTATTTAATGGTATTtgtttcacaacatgtttgaaatttattttgaaatagtaATAGTATAGTATAGAGTGAGTGTTGAGttttgaaagaagaaagaaactccCTCGCATGTGGGAATTACATGCATGTTGGCAGaagaccaaacaaaacaaaatgagcaaaagaaaaaaatgaccaAAAGAACCCAACATTATTTATTAGGGAATTAAAACGGTATATGCCttaataacatatttaaaatgcatttaatatAATGGTGTCCTAATAAGTACAGTGTATATGAGTCATGTGGTTTGTGTAAtcgaagaaaatatatatttattacagtaTTACATAATTATTTAAAGGGAAGAATCATTGAAATGGAGCATTGTGTCTCGTCATTGGGTTCAGCTGGTGCTGGGATGAATGTTCTTGGTGGAGTTGCCTCTTCCTGTGATGGAGCATCACACTTGATTTCTAGCTCCCTCTGTACGTACTATAAGAGAAACGACTCAGGAGCAGAGGGACATGGTACTTTCGAGCTGGGTCATTTATAGTGAAGACAATCTGCAACAAAACACCAACATGAAAGAGATCAACAATTATAAATAAGACTCATAGCCATGATTGTTAACTGCATGCCTATATGCCAAGTTAAATGAGGGTACACATTAACTGATCGAGTTACACAAATATTGTAAGGTAAAGCCACAAGCAAGTAAAGCAGCATTATGCCTAAGAGTGGAAGATGATGATCATGTTGGCACACTGAGCTTTATGCCTTTCCTCACCTCAACATATGGGTAGAAGCCGGTCTCTCCCATACTCTCCCAGTACTGAGCAGTCTCAAAATGCAATCTATACACCCcagaagtaaacacttgtgttGTGATGAGTCCTGGGCAACGTCCATCAGCATTAGTAATCCTTTAAGACAAAATATGATTTAGGACTtattaatgtaaatatacattagCCAGTGGCAGTTTCCTGTGACCATATTTTGGGACTATGTGGCAGGTGTTTTGCTTTTGTCGGTTTCCCTCCGGTTATTACCCAGTGGTTATGAGACTCCAGGCATTAGAGGAGGGGTCTTGTCGATAGAGACTGAGGGCTATGTTCGCACCAGGGACACCCATTGCAGTGTTCAGCACATGGGTGGTCAAGGGACTAGCCGGGCCGGCCATTGCTGTGAACTACAGAACAAGAGCGTAATACTTTCAATCGATGTGCTTAAATCTGGAGAATTCGCATTAGACTACAACATTTAGCTGGCAAAAACATATTCACACGGGACGAATTTTCTTAAAGTGATTGGTTTTGAATTatgttaatacatttattttaaaatgttcaagatCACAACACTTTAATGCCCCATCTTACGTTAATTTAGCTCAGCTCT
Coding sequences within it:
- the LOC130192877 gene encoding 5-hydroxyisourate hydrolase-like produces the protein MSVSRLQQLKGHILPGNKFTAMAGPASPLTTHVLNTAMGVPGANIALSLYRQDPSSNAWSLITTGITNADGRCPGLITTQVFTSGVYRLHFETAQYWESMGETGFYPYVEIVFTINDPARKYHVPLLLSRFSYSTYRGS